A single region of the Pyricularia oryzae 70-15 chromosome 4, whole genome shotgun sequence genome encodes:
- a CDS encoding initiation-specific alpha-1,6-mannosyltransferase translates to MGSPRLLGSPLSPLSPKMGMGNLKPAISLRNRLPTQIRRCLPLYLACICIILLILNADIVGISVPGTGVGGRGRGLAIRREAYKDYLSKGKKLQGAGSVPAKFPRKIWQTWKVDPMSFAERDSLTARTWTARNPNFRYEVLTDDNDMGYVEYHFGPDGFDRPDIVEFYRNVNATIIKADLLRYIVMYAEGGVYADIDVEALKPVHRFIPERYNEEDIDLVIGVEIDQPQFRSHPILGSKSQSFCQWTFMAKPRLTVMLNLIENIMSWLNDVAVEQGVGVSEVQLDFDKVISGTGPSAFTIAVLEDMNMRMKLEEAGGRLAKRPSKSGKEITWDDFHDLDESKVVSRILVLDVEAFAAGQGHSDSGNHNARGALVKHHYHASNWPSRHPRFSHPAYGEVERCNWDPVCVAKWDRDVAEFKSLSSEEQQQRIASRQF, encoded by the coding sequence ATGGGCTCCCCAAGACTTCTGGgctcgcccctatctccgctCTCCCCAAAGATGGGCATGGGCAACCTCAAGCCGGCCATCAGCCTCCGGAACCGCCTACCAACACAAATCAGGCGCTGCCTGCCCTTGTATCTGGCGTGCATCTGCATCATCCTCCTCATACTCAACGCCGACATTGTCGGCATCTCGGTGCCCGGGACCGGCGTGGGCGGACGCGGGAGGGGCCTCGCCATCAGGAGAGAGGCCTACAAGGACTACCTcagcaagggcaagaagctcCAGGGGGCGGGATCCGTGCCGGCCAAGTTCCCGCGCAAGATATGGCAGACGTGGAAGGTGGACCCCATGTCGTTTGCGGAGCGGGACTCCCTCACCGCGAGGACGTGGACGGCGCGGAACCCAAACTTTCGCTACGAGGTGCTGACCGACGACAACGACATGGGCTACGTCGAGTACCACTTTGGGCCGGACGGCTTCGACAGGCCCGACATTGTCGAGTTTTACCGCAACGTCAACGCCACCATCATCAAGGCCGACCTGCTGAGGTATATTGTCATGTACGCCGAGGGTGGCGTCTATGCCGACATCGACGTCGAGGCGCTCAAGCCGGTGCACCGCTTCATCCCCGAGAGGTACAACGAGGAGGACATCGACCTCGTGATCGGCGTCGAGATTGACCAGCCGCAGTTCCGAAGCCACCCCATCCTCGGCTCCAAGAGCCAGTCCTTTTGCCAGTGGACCTTTATGGCCAAGCCGCGCCTGACCGTCATGCTCAACCTCATCGAGAACATCATGAGCTGGCTCAATGACGTCGCCGTCGAGCAGGGCGTCGGCGTCTCCGAGGTCCAGCTCGACTTTGACAAGGTCATCTCGGGCACCGGACCGTCCGCCTTCACCATCGCCGTGCTCGAGGACATGAACATGCGCATGAAGCTCGAAGAGGCCGGCGGCCGCCTGGCCAAGAGGCCCTCAAAGTCGGGCAAGGAGATCACGTGGGACGACTTTCACGACCTGGACGAGTCCAAGGTGGTCAGCCGCATCCTGGTGCTCGACGTCGAGGCCTTTGCCGCCGGCCAGGGCCACTCCGACTCTGGCAACCACAACGCGAGGGGCGCCCTGGTCAAGCACCACTACCACGCCTCCAACTGGCCCAGCCGACACCCGCGCTTCAGCCACCCGGCCTACGGCGAGGTCGAGCGCTGCAACTGGGATCCCGTCTGCGTCGCAAAGTGGGACAGGGACGTTGCCGAGTTCAAGAGCCTGTCGTCagaagagcagcagcagaggatAGCGTCGCGCCAGTTCTGA